In the genome of Tannockella kyphosi, one region contains:
- a CDS encoding class I SAM-dependent rRNA methyltransferase, translating to MKRNIPKVIISDEGIKWLENGQMWMYRNNAESMDDTLENGALVDIETKQGSYMGTGYVSLDSHITVRILSKNKLDTFDETFFKERIQFAYNFRKTLEGENITNCRIIFGEADDLPGLVVDRYNNILVAQISSYGLDIRKEMIYNALLEVLREDGQEIDGIYERNDIKVRAKEGLALEKGYWNNVTMPTTTIINENGIQLHVDVENGQKTGYFLDQKENRVLLRKMSKGKRVLDCFSHTGGFALNAAYGQASYVESVDVSQTALNQGYQNAVLNNLEKKIKFTKADVFKYLDECPVGKYDIIVLDPPAFTKSRSTVMNAYNGYKRINMQAMKLLGRGGYLITCSCSRFMETDNFEKMLREAAKECQVTLKQVSVTQQNHDHPILWTMEETSYLKFYIFQII from the coding sequence ATGAAAAGAAATATTCCAAAAGTAATAATTAGTGATGAAGGTATTAAATGGTTAGAGAATGGACAAATGTGGATGTATCGAAATAATGCTGAATCAATGGATGATACATTAGAAAATGGGGCATTAGTAGATATTGAAACTAAACAAGGAAGTTATATGGGTACAGGATATGTTTCTTTGGATAGTCATATTACGGTACGTATCTTATCTAAAAATAAGTTGGATACTTTTGATGAAACATTCTTTAAAGAAAGAATTCAGTTTGCATATAATTTTAGAAAAACACTAGAAGGAGAAAATATTACGAATTGTCGTATTATCTTTGGTGAAGCAGATGATTTACCTGGCTTAGTAGTGGATCGATATAATAATATACTAGTAGCACAAATAAGTTCCTATGGGCTTGATATTAGAAAAGAAATGATCTATAACGCCTTACTTGAGGTTTTAAGAGAAGATGGTCAAGAAATTGATGGTATCTATGAAAGAAACGATATTAAAGTACGTGCAAAAGAAGGACTTGCTTTAGAAAAAGGTTATTGGAACAATGTAACTATGCCAACAACTACTATTATTAATGAAAATGGTATTCAATTACATGTAGATGTTGAAAATGGACAGAAAACAGGATATTTCTTAGATCAAAAAGAAAATCGTGTTTTATTACGTAAAATGTCAAAAGGGAAACGTGTATTAGATTGTTTTAGTCATACCGGTGGATTTGCATTAAATGCAGCTTATGGACAAGCTAGTTATGTTGAATCTGTAGATGTTTCACAAACTGCATTAAACCAAGGATATCAAAATGCGGTATTAAATAATTTAGAAAAGAAAATCAAATTTACAAAAGCGGATGTCTTTAAATATTTAGATGAATGTCCAGTTGGAAAATATGACATTATTGTTTTAGATCCTCCTGCTTTTACTAAATCTAGATCTACTGTTATGAATGCATATAATGGTTATAAACGTATTAATATGCAAGCAATGAAGTTGTTAGGTAGGGGTGGTTATTTAATTACGTGTAGTTGTTCTCGTTTTATGGAAACGGATAATTTTGAAAAAATGTTACGAGAAGCGGCTAAAGAATGTCAAGTTACTTTAAAACAAGTATCTGTTACACAACAAAATCACGATCATCCTATTTTATGGACAATGGAAGAAACATCTTATTTAAAGTTTTACATATTCCAAATCATATAG
- a CDS encoding XdhC family protein, with the protein MKEIIRSLTKKLDVSEDCMLVTIVDNVGSAPRTTGAFMVVDKDGLMSGTIGGGMLEFQSIELAKIHLQNKTGELKQYRLRIEESANLGMVCGGDVDVLFSYISYQKDASLIETLTNHMVSNQLGWLVLSMDGMQVGYCYEDEIIGITGIDCNNLQAGLMKVGQDCYYVHKIENKSRVFIFGGGHLAQELVPVLSHLGFRCIVSDDREDFSKKELFPDAIDTNVCHYEQLMEYQAYYQVTNHDYIIAVTRGHLGDQYVQEFALKTPACYIGVVGSRSKIKTVQAKLMEKGFNEEDISRITTPIGISIKSETPAEIAISIAAQLILVRANLK; encoded by the coding sequence ATGAAAGAAATAATAAGATCGTTAACTAAAAAATTAGATGTTAGTGAAGATTGTATGTTAGTAACAATTGTTGATAATGTTGGTAGTGCACCTAGAACTACGGGAGCATTTATGGTAGTGGATAAAGATGGGTTAATGAGTGGTACTATTGGTGGTGGGATGTTGGAATTTCAATCAATTGAATTAGCCAAAATACATTTACAAAACAAAACAGGGGAGTTAAAACAGTATCGTTTACGAATTGAGGAATCAGCAAATTTAGGTATGGTATGTGGAGGAGATGTAGATGTATTATTCAGTTACATTTCTTATCAAAAAGATGCTTCTTTGATTGAAACATTAACAAATCATATGGTCTCTAATCAATTAGGTTGGCTTGTTTTATCGATGGATGGTATGCAAGTGGGATACTGCTATGAAGATGAAATAATAGGGATAACAGGAATTGATTGTAATAACTTACAAGCAGGTCTAATGAAAGTAGGACAAGATTGCTATTATGTCCACAAGATTGAAAACAAAAGTCGTGTCTTTATTTTTGGTGGAGGACATTTAGCTCAAGAGTTAGTACCAGTTTTATCACATTTAGGATTTCGTTGTATTGTTAGTGATGATCGCGAAGACTTTAGTAAAAAAGAGTTGTTTCCAGATGCAATTGATACGAATGTTTGTCATTATGAACAATTGATGGAATATCAAGCATATTATCAAGTCACTAACCATGATTATATTATCGCTGTAACTAGAGGTCACTTAGGAGATCAATACGTCCAAGAGTTTGCTTTAAAAACACCTGCTTGTTATATCGGAGTGGTTGGAAGTCGTAGTAAAATTAAAACAGTACAAGCAAAGTTAATGGAAAAAGGATTTAATGAAGAAGATATAAGTCGTATTACAACACCAATAGGTATTTCTATTAAAAGTGAAACACCAGCTGAAATAGCAATTAGTATTGCAGCTCAATTAATTCTAGTAAGAGCAAACTTAAAATAA
- a CDS encoding MOSC domain-containing protein gives MGMVKAVCISEKKGVQKQNIHQANFIVNFGIENDAHAGNWHRQVSLLSFDKVEEFRNLGAPIVDGSFGENLLVEGIDFKTLPIGTKFACNDVLLELTQIGKQCHHGCEIFKKMGDCIMPREGVFAIVLEGGSIKEGDILKILE, from the coding sequence ATGGGAATGGTAAAAGCAGTATGTATTAGTGAAAAAAAAGGAGTTCAAAAACAAAATATTCATCAAGCAAATTTTATTGTTAATTTTGGTATTGAAAATGATGCTCATGCTGGTAATTGGCATCGTCAAGTAAGTTTATTAAGTTTTGATAAAGTAGAGGAGTTTCGTAATTTAGGAGCACCTATTGTAGATGGTTCTTTTGGAGAAAATCTTTTAGTAGAAGGAATTGATTTTAAAACATTACCAATAGGTACAAAATTTGCTTGCAATGATGTATTATTAGAATTAACACAAATAGGAAAACAATGTCATCATGGATGTGAAATCTTTAAAAAAATGGGTGATTGCATTATGCCTAGAGAAGGTGTCTTTGCGATTGTATTAGAAGGTGGTTCTATTAAAGAAGGGGATATTTTAAAAATTCTTGAATAG
- a CDS encoding sulfate/molybdate ABC transporter ATP-binding protein, whose product MSIYCKIKKEFDNFKLDIEFFGENEILSLLGASGSGKSLILRCIAGVEKPDSGTIVVDDCIYFDSEKKIDLSPQERHVGLLFQDYALFPNMTVRQNIAIAYQPTCHKTLDQVLEDYQLTRQQHQYPDQLSGGQKQRCALARMIVTCPTIILLDEPFSALDSFLKYKLEKELFQTLEEYGKTVLFVSHNRDEVYRLSHKVSVITNGSNLAMKEKHELFLNPQTYDSAILTGCQNLYPARLDGEFIVIEQLNLRFHYPTSRLFRYVGIRANDFYYIDASDIEDDSIVTFHFHIQDVTERLFSYLLTIVPRGGELSFVMEVSKDKFAQIKESQGVIAVAKSNIMLLKD is encoded by the coding sequence ATGTCTATTTATTGTAAGATAAAAAAAGAGTTTGATAATTTTAAATTGGATATTGAATTTTTTGGTGAAAATGAGATTTTATCACTTCTAGGAGCTTCTGGTTCTGGAAAGAGCCTGATTCTACGTTGCATTGCAGGTGTTGAAAAGCCTGATTCTGGGACTATTGTGGTAGATGATTGTATATACTTTGATAGTGAGAAAAAAATCGATTTATCACCACAAGAACGTCACGTGGGTTTGTTGTTTCAAGACTATGCATTATTTCCTAATATGACGGTTCGTCAAAATATAGCAATTGCTTATCAACCAACTTGTCACAAAACACTAGACCAAGTATTAGAAGATTATCAACTTACACGCCAACAACATCAATATCCTGATCAATTGTCTGGTGGACAGAAACAACGTTGTGCACTTGCTCGTATGATTGTTACATGTCCTACTATTATCTTGTTAGATGAACCATTTTCAGCATTAGATAGTTTCTTAAAATATAAGTTAGAAAAAGAGCTATTCCAAACATTAGAAGAATATGGAAAGACTGTTCTATTTGTTTCTCATAATCGAGATGAAGTATATCGACTTAGTCATAAGGTTTCTGTTATTACAAATGGATCAAATCTTGCTATGAAAGAAAAACATGAATTGTTTTTAAATCCACAAACCTATGATAGTGCGATACTAACAGGATGTCAAAATCTATATCCTGCTAGATTAGATGGGGAATTTATCGTAATAGAACAATTAAATCTTCGATTCCATTATCCTACTTCACGATTGTTTCGTTATGTGGGGATTCGTGCAAATGACTTCTATTATATCGATGCTAGTGATATAGAAGATGATTCGATTGTTACTTTTCATTTTCATATTCAAGATGTTACGGAAAGATTGTTTAGTTACCTTTTAACGATTGTTCCTAGAGGTGGAGAATTATCTTTTGTAATGGAAGTATCAAAAGATAAATTTGCACAAATAAAAGAAAGTCAAGGCGTTATAGCGGTTGCAAAATCAAATATCATGCTTCTTAAAGATTAA
- a CDS encoding TylF/MycF/NovP-related O-methyltransferase: protein MKNLLIFGAGQMGQAVLPLINQKHYHLIGFGDNAKKEQTMIKNIPLYTMEEALLLPIDVILVAVTGIERQTEIIKQLHHNGYNKEIIEITKLIEAIDIRSAFTIKLKDRLKDIEGAVAELGVFQGEFSKVLNAVFPRRKLYLFDTFNGFDERDIQMENETGLSKAYKEEFQNTSIQMVLEKLSNPSQVIIKEGYFPDTTIGIEETFALVSIDVDLYTPTYEGLKWFIKRMNKGAIILLHDYGNQRFQGVKKAVEDYEKEYGSLVLVELCDLHGTAIIIKQ from the coding sequence ATGAAAAATTTATTAATTTTTGGAGCAGGACAGATGGGTCAAGCAGTATTACCTCTCATCAATCAAAAACATTATCATTTAATAGGTTTTGGTGATAATGCAAAGAAAGAACAAACAATGATTAAAAATATTCCTCTTTATACAATGGAAGAAGCATTATTATTGCCTATTGATGTTATTTTAGTGGCTGTTACAGGAATAGAACGTCAAACTGAAATAATCAAACAATTACATCATAATGGTTATAATAAAGAAATTATTGAAATAACCAAATTAATAGAAGCAATTGATATTCGTAGTGCTTTTACTATCAAATTAAAAGATAGATTAAAAGATATCGAAGGAGCAGTAGCGGAATTAGGAGTTTTTCAAGGAGAATTCTCTAAAGTATTAAATGCAGTTTTTCCTAGAAGAAAATTATATTTATTTGATACATTTAATGGTTTTGATGAACGAGATATTCAAATGGAAAATGAAACAGGATTATCAAAAGCATATAAAGAAGAATTTCAAAATACTAGTATTCAAATGGTTTTAGAAAAATTATCGAATCCTAGTCAGGTAATTATAAAAGAAGGTTATTTTCCAGATACAACAATCGGGATAGAAGAAACCTTTGCTTTAGTTAGTATTGATGTAGATCTTTATACACCTACTTATGAAGGATTAAAGTGGTTTATTAAAAGAATGAATAAAGGAGCTATTATTTTATTACATGATTATGGGAATCAAAGATTTCAAGGAGTTAAAAAAGCAGTTGAGGATTATGAAAAAGAATATGGATCATTGGTATTAGTAGAACTTTGTGATTTGCATGGAACTGCAATTATTATAAAGCAGTAG
- the modA gene encoding molybdate ABC transporter substrate-binding protein, with translation MKVNIKNITVTFLIATMILLNGCSANTSNQETTLTSLLDLTTDSVSLIALGNDDVPVGRYAKEALVNYGIWDEIESKISYASSVKEVLSQVELGSVSCGIVYATDAITSDGVYVVETIDSSLLESPVIYPAAIMNDSMNQEAVQCFMDYLTTATAIAIFEENGFTYLPEESIEQEVELEACTITIFAAASLMESISEISNMFMEEHEGVEIIASFDSSGTLSSQIQYGAITDIFISASTSEVETLEELGYIDEDNVYELLSNELVLITAK, from the coding sequence ATGAAAGTAAACATAAAAAATATAACAGTAACTTTCTTAATAGCTACAATGATACTACTGAATGGATGTAGTGCAAATACAAGTAATCAAGAAACTACTCTTACATCTCTTTTAGATTTAACAACAGATAGTGTATCCCTTATCGCTCTTGGTAATGATGATGTACCAGTTGGCCGTTATGCCAAAGAAGCTTTAGTAAATTATGGTATATGGGATGAAATTGAAAGTAAAATTTCTTATGCCAGTAGTGTAAAAGAAGTGCTATCTCAAGTAGAACTAGGGTCTGTTAGTTGTGGTATTGTATATGCAACGGATGCTATTACAAGTGATGGTGTTTATGTAGTTGAAACAATCGATAGTTCTTTATTAGAGAGTCCTGTTATTTATCCAGCTGCTATTATGAATGATTCAATGAATCAAGAAGCAGTTCAATGTTTTATGGACTATTTAACAACAGCAACTGCAATAGCTATTTTTGAAGAAAATGGATTTACCTATTTGCCAGAAGAATCAATAGAACAAGAAGTAGAGTTAGAAGCTTGTACTATTACTATTTTTGCTGCTGCTAGTTTAATGGAGTCGATTAGTGAGATTTCGAACATGTTTATGGAAGAACATGAAGGAGTAGAGATTATAGCAAGTTTTGATTCAAGTGGGACATTATCATCACAGATTCAATATGGTGCTATAACGGATATTTTTATATCAGCATCAACTAGTGAAGTAGAGACACTAGAGGAGTTAGGTTATATTGATGAGGATAATGTCTATGAATTGTTATCAAATGAATTAGTATTAATTACTGCAAAGTAA
- a CDS encoding histidine phosphatase family protein, translating into MKRYVYLIRHGKPLFKEGKKICIGSQTDLFLSKEGKEQVRVWKDCFSNIDTIYCSNLARSYQSALEMVSVQQKYQPIVSLQELDMGDFEGKTFQQIQELYPTLYQQRGKDWSIVPSNGETLEDGVNRLIKTIQFLLLNKSSDLVLVIHDGLIRALVHKLENLDPCKDGMPRVDYGTLSVVEIEEKKWNFVAINKKRDSIPSHQEIEQIFFQCKTPQVVIEHSYEVQRVCLELYELLKDQCSLDKELLLTSALLHDMMRHHGKDHPLLAKEQLYHLGYIQLGSIIQLHHDIKGDALLDEAMILYYADKLVQGTLRVSLQQRFEASLRKCCTQEAIEKHQERYLQALKVEEKIRNAFIREE; encoded by the coding sequence ATGAAAAGATATGTTTATTTAATTCGTCATGGAAAACCACTATTTAAAGAGGGAAAGAAAATCTGTATAGGTAGTCAAACAGACTTGTTTTTATCAAAAGAAGGGAAAGAACAAGTAAGAGTATGGAAAGATTGTTTTTCAAACATCGACACTATTTATTGTAGTAATCTAGCAAGGAGTTATCAAAGTGCTTTAGAAATGGTTTCTGTTCAACAAAAATATCAACCAATTGTTTCTTTGCAAGAATTAGATATGGGAGATTTTGAAGGAAAGACATTCCAACAAATTCAAGAACTATATCCAACTCTTTATCAACAAAGAGGAAAAGATTGGTCGATAGTCCCTAGTAATGGGGAGACATTAGAAGATGGTGTAAACCGCCTTATCAAAACAATACAGTTCTTACTTTTAAATAAATCTAGTGACTTAGTGCTTGTTATTCATGATGGATTAATACGAGCGTTAGTACATAAATTAGAAAATTTAGATCCTTGTAAAGATGGAATGCCACGTGTTGATTATGGAACTCTTAGTGTAGTGGAAATAGAGGAAAAGAAGTGGAACTTTGTTGCAATAAATAAAAAAAGGGATTCAATCCCTAGTCATCAAGAAATAGAACAAATATTCTTTCAATGTAAAACACCACAAGTAGTCATAGAACATAGCTATGAGGTACAACGTGTTTGCCTTGAATTATATGAATTATTAAAAGATCAATGTTCATTGGATAAAGAATTGCTTCTAACTAGTGCTTTGTTACATGATATGATGCGTCATCATGGCAAAGATCATCCATTACTAGCAAAGGAACAATTATATCATTTAGGATATATTCAATTAGGGTCTATTATCCAACTTCATCATGATATCAAAGGTGATGCATTATTAGATGAGGCAATGATTTTGTATTATGCAGATAAATTAGTACAAGGAACATTAAGGGTATCCTTACAACAAAGATTTGAAGCAAGTCTTCGTAAATGTTGCACGCAAGAAGCAATTGAAAAACATCAAGAACGATATTTACAAGCATTAAAGGTAGAAGAAAAAATAAGGAATGCTTTTATTAGGGAGGAATGA
- a CDS encoding NTP transferase domain-containing protein, with protein sequence MQRTGAVIVAAGMSSRMGEFKPMMKMGSITIVKRIIANFQQAGVSPIVVVTGYRAAELEKHIAKQGVIYIRNDSYETTQMSDSAKMGFSFLLDKCDRVFFTPVDVPLFTVGTVRRLMQTNVDFIKPVCDNEDGHPILFSNKILPKIIACKRNDGLKAMIYECCPKIDILQVDDEGVLRDADTMGDYERLVKMHSEQLLRPIIDISIIREKKILDKTSTVLLQAIEYTGTVKDACDKIGISYSKAWIMIKEMEQAFGFSLLERRQGGEYGGTSSLTKEGKELLNKYEMYIEEVTAFSEQSFTKHFGKGE encoded by the coding sequence ATGCAAAGAACAGGAGCTGTGATTGTAGCAGCTGGGATGTCTAGTAGAATGGGTGAATTTAAACCAATGATGAAAATGGGTTCTATTACGATTGTAAAAAGAATTATTGCAAACTTTCAACAAGCGGGAGTATCACCAATTGTGGTAGTAACAGGATATCGGGCAGCAGAATTAGAAAAACATATTGCAAAACAAGGTGTTATTTATATTCGTAATGATTCCTATGAAACAACACAAATGTCTGATTCAGCAAAAATGGGATTTTCATTTCTATTAGATAAATGTGATCGAGTTTTCTTTACACCAGTAGATGTTCCTTTGTTTACGGTAGGTACAGTACGTAGATTGATGCAAACGAATGTCGATTTTATTAAACCTGTTTGTGATAATGAAGATGGTCATCCAATCCTATTTTCTAATAAAATATTACCAAAAATAATCGCTTGTAAAAGAAATGATGGTTTAAAAGCAATGATTTATGAATGTTGTCCTAAAATTGATATTTTACAAGTAGATGATGAAGGTGTTTTAAGAGATGCTGATACGATGGGTGATTATGAACGTTTAGTAAAAATGCATAGTGAACAGTTATTAAGACCAATTATTGATATTTCTATTATTAGAGAAAAAAAGATATTAGATAAAACCTCTACTGTTTTATTACAAGCTATTGAATATACAGGAACAGTAAAAGATGCATGTGATAAAATTGGTATTTCTTATAGTAAAGCTTGGATAATGATTAAAGAAATGGAACAGGCTTTTGGTTTTTCTTTGTTGGAAAGAAGGCAAGGAGGAGAATATGGAGGTACAAGTAGTCTTACTAAAGAAGGAAAAGAATTATTAAATAAATATGAAATGTATATAGAAGAAGTTACTGCTTTTAGTGAACAATCATTCACAAAGCATTTTGGTAAGGGGGAATAA
- a CDS encoding molybdate ABC transporter permease subunit, with the protein MDLFPLYNSIRISLISSVFTLILGVLFAFYITKLPRGYKGVLDALLTIPMVLPPTVVGFILLMFIAPNGLLGSIINEYFGITLTMTWYSSIFAVIIITFPIMYRTARGSFEQLDKNLIYAGKTLGLKNSVIFRKIILPNCRTGIVAGFVLSFARGLGEYGATSMVSGFIQNSTATISTTVAYYWQTGQDSQAMFWVMINLVISFAVMLTVNMLEKDK; encoded by the coding sequence ATGGATTTATTTCCTCTTTATAATTCAATAAGAATATCTCTAATATCAAGTGTTTTCACTTTGATATTAGGTGTTTTGTTTGCGTTTTATATTACTAAGTTACCAAGAGGATACAAAGGTGTTTTAGATGCACTATTAACGATTCCAATGGTACTTCCACCAACTGTAGTTGGATTTATATTACTTATGTTTATTGCTCCTAATGGTCTTTTAGGTTCGATTATTAATGAATATTTTGGTATTACATTAACAATGACTTGGTATTCGTCCATTTTTGCAGTTATTATTATCACATTTCCGATTATGTATCGGACAGCAAGAGGATCTTTTGAGCAACTGGATAAGAATCTGATCTATGCAGGAAAGACATTGGGGCTAAAGAACTCTGTTATTTTCCGTAAAATAATCCTACCAAATTGTCGGACAGGAATTGTTGCTGGTTTTGTTCTATCTTTTGCACGAGGGCTTGGTGAATATGGTGCAACATCGATGGTTTCAGGTTTTATTCAAAACAGTACCGCAACTATTTCAACAACTGTTGCTTACTATTGGCAGACTGGGCAAGACTCACAGGCAATGTTTTGGGTAATGATTAACTTAGTTATTTCATTTGCTGTTATGTTAACAGTGAATATGTTAGAAAAAGATAAGTAA
- the moaA gene encoding GTP 3',8-cyclase MoaA: MIDNYGRNIDYVRISVTERCNLRCVYCMPEKGIEQISHDEIIRYDEIIKLCSIFAKLGVKKIKLTGGEPLVRKGIDQLIKEIKGIEGIESVSITTNGILLEDNIDKLSKAGLDAINVSLDTLDATHFSLLTRGGKIEDVLSSMDKVLAYPNINLKTNCVSNNISDQEIMDIVLLAKNKNIHVRFIELMPIGMGKEMIDDDKQYIDQEQRIKDLLTANFGKIKEYEGKLGHGPSRYFEVEGFMGKVGFISAISHKFCDSCNRVRLSSKGYLKTCLQYDIGSDLLSLLRNGSSNQEIEDAIIKTIQRKPKAHGFLEKGIESSEQKSMSQIGG, encoded by the coding sequence ATGATAGATAATTATGGAAGAAATATTGATTATGTTCGTATTTCTGTGACGGAACGATGTAATTTAAGATGTGTCTATTGTATGCCGGAAAAAGGAATAGAACAAATATCACATGATGAAATTATTCGTTATGATGAAATAATCAAACTATGTTCTATTTTTGCAAAGCTTGGCGTAAAAAAAATCAAACTCACAGGTGGAGAACCTTTGGTTCGTAAAGGAATTGATCAATTAATTAAAGAGATAAAAGGAATAGAAGGTATTGAATCTGTTTCAATTACTACTAATGGAATATTATTAGAAGATAATATTGATAAGTTAAGTAAAGCTGGCTTAGATGCTATTAATGTTAGTTTGGATACATTAGATGCTACTCATTTTTCATTACTTACTAGAGGTGGTAAAATAGAAGATGTGTTATCATCCATGGATAAAGTATTAGCGTATCCAAATATTAATTTAAAGACAAATTGTGTTTCTAATAATATTAGTGATCAAGAAATTATGGACATTGTATTGCTTGCAAAAAATAAAAATATACATGTTCGTTTTATTGAATTAATGCCAATTGGTATGGGAAAAGAAATGATCGATGATGATAAACAATATATTGATCAAGAACAAAGAATTAAAGATTTATTAACTGCTAACTTTGGTAAAATAAAGGAATACGAAGGAAAATTAGGTCATGGTCCTAGTCGTTATTTTGAAGTAGAAGGGTTTATGGGTAAAGTTGGTTTTATTAGTGCTATTAGCCATAAGTTCTGTGATTCTTGTAATCGTGTTAGACTAAGTTCAAAAGGATACTTAAAAACATGTTTACAATATGATATTGGAAGTGATTTATTATCTTTATTAAGAAATGGTTCTTCTAATCAAGAAATCGAAGATGCTATTATAAAAACGATTCAAAGAAAACCCAAAGCACATGGTTTTTTAGAAAAAGGTATTGAAAGTAGTGAACAAAAATCAATGTCACAAATAGGTGGTTAG
- a CDS encoding molybdopterin-binding protein, whose translation MKSIKTVDAVGQVLYHDITQIIRGVTKDVVFSKGHLIKEEDIPVLLSVGKDHIYICENDETMLHENDAAEILKELAMGSNIVAGKVKEGKIELIANCDGLLCVHKEGINAINSFGQMMIASRHGGFAVKKGDKLAGTRIIPLVIEKEKMEKAKETVVKVSNGEPLLNVIPFQTKKYGVITTGNEIYHKRIQDTFTPVIQDKLAEFGGEMVLHEIVDDDFEKITLIIQDMLDKGVDMIICTGGMSVDPDDKTPLSIKNSGATIITYGAPVLPGAMFLMAYSKDNKPIMGLPGCVMYAKRTIFDLVLPKVMADVPINREMIDRLGEGGLCLGCDICTFPNCGFGK comes from the coding sequence ATGAAAAGTATCAAAACGGTGGATGCAGTAGGACAAGTGTTATATCACGATATTACTCAAATTATAAGAGGGGTTACAAAAGATGTTGTTTTTTCAAAAGGGCATCTAATAAAAGAAGAGGATATTCCTGTTTTATTGTCTGTTGGAAAAGATCATATTTATATTTGTGAAAATGATGAAACGATGTTACATGAAAATGATGCAGCAGAGATTCTTAAGGAACTAGCAATGGGTAGTAATATTGTTGCTGGAAAAGTAAAAGAAGGAAAAATAGAATTGATTGCAAATTGTGATGGTTTGTTATGTGTTCATAAAGAAGGGATAAACGCTATTAATTCTTTTGGACAAATGATGATTGCATCTAGACATGGTGGTTTTGCTGTTAAAAAGGGAGACAAACTTGCAGGAACTCGTATTATTCCTTTGGTAATAGAAAAAGAAAAGATGGAAAAGGCAAAAGAAACAGTAGTAAAGGTTTCTAATGGAGAACCATTACTAAATGTGATTCCTTTTCAAACGAAGAAATATGGTGTTATCACAACAGGTAATGAAATTTATCATAAACGTATTCAAGATACCTTTACTCCAGTTATTCAAGATAAACTAGCAGAGTTTGGTGGAGAAATGGTACTTCATGAAATAGTAGATGATGATTTTGAAAAAATAACCCTTATTATTCAAGATATGTTAGATAAAGGTGTTGATATGATTATTTGTACTGGTGGGATGAGTGTGGATCCAGATGATAAAACACCATTATCTATTAAAAATAGTGGAGCTACTATTATTACTTATGGGGCACCAGTATTACCAGGAGCAATGTTCTTGATGGCATATTCAAAAGATAATAAACCAATAATGGGGTTACCTGGATGTGTAATGTATGCAAAACGAACTATTTTTGATCTTGTTTTACCAAAAGTAATGGCAGATGTGCCAATAAATAGAGAAATGATAGATAGACTAGGTGAAGGTGGACTTTGTTTAGGTTGTGATATTTGTACTTTCCCGAATTGTGGATTCGGGAAATAG